In one window of Sciurus carolinensis chromosome X, mSciCar1.2, whole genome shotgun sequence DNA:
- the Pgk1 gene encoding phosphoglycerate kinase 1 — protein MSLSNKLTLDKLDVKGKRVVMRVDFNVPMKNNQITNNQRIKAAVPSIKFCLDNGAKSVVLMSHLGRPDGVPMPDKYSLEPVAVELKSLLGKDVLFLKDCVGPEVEKACANPAAGSVILLENLRFHVEEEGKGKDASGNKVKAEPAKVEAFRASLSKLGDVYVNDAFGTAHRAHSSMVGVNLPQKAGGFLMKKELNYFAKALESPERPFLAILGGAKVADKIQLINNMLDKVNEMIIGGGMAFTFLKVLNNMEIGTSLFDEEGSKIVKDLMSKAEKNGVKITLPVDFVTADKFDENAKTGQATVASGIPAGWMGLDCGPESSKKYAEAVSRAKQIVWNGPVGVFEWEAFARGTKALMDEVVKATSRGCITIIGGGDTATCCAKWNTEDKVSHVSTGGGASLELLEGKVLPGVDALSNV, from the exons agtGGACTTCAATGTTCCTATGAAGAATAACCAGATAACGAACAACCAGAG gatcAAGGCTGCTGTCCCAAGCATCAAATTCTGTTTGGACAATGGAGCCAAGTCAGTTGTCCTTATGAGCCACCTGGGCAGGCCTGATGGTGTTCCCATGCCCGACAAGTACTCCTTAGAACCAGTTGCTGTAGAACTAAAATCTTTACTGGGCAA GGATGTTCTGTTCTTGAAGGACTGTGTGGGTCCAGAAGTAGAGAAAGCTTGTGCCAATCCTGCAGCTGGGTCTGTTATCCTGTTGGAGAACCTTCGCTTTCACGtcgaggaagaagggaagggaaaagatgcTTCTGGGAACAAG GTGAAAGCCGAGCCAGCCAAAGTAGAAGCTTTCCGAGCTTCACTTTCCAAACTAGGGGATGTCTATGTGAATGATGCTTTTGGCACTGCACACCGAGCCCACAG CTCCATGGTGGGAGTCAATCTTCCACAGAAGGCTGGTGGTTTTTTGATGAAGAAGGAGCTGAACTATTTTGCCAAGGCCTTGGAGAGCCCAGAGCGACCTTTCCTGGCCATCCTAGGCGG AGCTAAAGTTGCAGATAAGATCCAGCTGATCAATAATATGCTGGACAAAGTCAATGAGATGATTATTGGTGGTGGAATGGCTTTTACCTTCCTTAAGGTGCTCAACAACATGGAG ATTGGCACTTCTCTGTTTGATGAAGAGGGATCCAAGATTGTCAAAGACCTTATGTCCAAAGCTGAGAAGAATGGTGTGAAGATTACTTTGCCTGTTGATTTTGTCACTGCTGACAAGTTTGATGAGAATGCCAAGACTGGCCAAGCCACTGTGGCCTCTGGCATACCTGCTGGCTGGATG GGCTTGGACTGTGGTCCTGAGAGCAGCAAGAAGTATGCTGAGGCTGTCAGTCGGGCTAAGCAAATTGTATGGAATGGACCTGTGGGTGTTTTTGAATGGGAAGCTTTTGCCCGGGGAACCAAAGCACTCATGGACGAGGTGGTGAAAGCTACTTCCAGGGGCTGCATCACCATCATAG GTGGTGGAGACACGGCCACTTGCTGTGCCAAATGGAACACAGAGGATAAAGTCAGCCATGTGAGCACTGGTGGTGGTGCTAGTTTGGAGCTCCTGGAAG GTAAAGTCCTTCCCGGGGTGGATGCTCTCAGCAATGTTTAG